From the Streptomyces sp. KMM 9044 genome, one window contains:
- a CDS encoding GTP-binding protein has translation MIFGRSERGKPPVEPVTLKILVAGGFGVGKTTLVGAVSEIRPLRTEELLTEAGRPVDDLSGVEAKNTTTVAMDFGRITLREDLVLYLFGTPGQERFWFMWDELAEGALGAVVLADTRRLEDCFAAVDYFERRSIPFLVGVNCFEGAALHPAEDVRRALDLDPDVPLLMGDARDRESVKSVLVGVVQHAMAQAAQRRQAVTI, from the coding sequence ATGATCTTCGGGCGTTCTGAGCGCGGCAAGCCCCCGGTCGAGCCCGTCACGCTCAAGATCCTGGTGGCCGGCGGCTTCGGCGTGGGCAAGACCACGCTCGTCGGCGCGGTCAGTGAGATCAGGCCGCTGCGCACCGAGGAACTGCTCACCGAAGCAGGGCGTCCGGTCGACGACCTCAGCGGGGTGGAGGCCAAGAACACCACCACGGTGGCCATGGACTTCGGCCGCATCACGCTCCGCGAGGATCTGGTGCTGTACCTTTTCGGCACGCCCGGTCAGGAGCGGTTCTGGTTCATGTGGGACGAGCTCGCCGAGGGCGCCCTCGGTGCTGTCGTCCTCGCCGACACCCGGCGGCTGGAGGACTGCTTCGCGGCCGTCGACTACTTCGAGCGGCGCTCCATACCGTTCCTCGTCGGCGTCAACTGCTTCGAGGGAGCTGCGCTTCACCCGGCCGAGGACGTCCGCCGAGCGCTCGATCTCGACCCGGACGTACCGCTCCTGATGGGCGACGCCCGGGACCGCGAGTCGGTCAAGAGCGTCCTCGTCGGCGTCGTCCAGCACGCCATGGCACAGGCGGCGCAGCGCCGCCAGGCCGTCACCATCTGA
- a CDS encoding DUF742 domain-containing protein, producing MSADGEGRSHWFDDDAGPVVRPYAMTRGRTSSAAQHRLDLIAVVVTRPDAADPETDPALSPEHVDIVEMCRATPQTVAELAAELDLPVGVVRVLVGDLVDLESVHVNRPVPPAELPDESILRDVINGLRAL from the coding sequence ATGAGCGCTGACGGTGAGGGAAGAAGCCACTGGTTCGACGACGATGCCGGACCGGTCGTCCGTCCGTATGCCATGACGCGGGGCCGCACCTCGAGTGCGGCCCAGCACCGCCTCGACCTGATCGCAGTGGTCGTCACCCGGCCCGACGCCGCCGATCCGGAGACGGACCCCGCGCTCTCCCCGGAACACGTGGACATCGTCGAAATGTGCCGTGCCACTCCGCAGACGGTCGCGGAACTCGCGGCGGAACTCGACCTGCCGGTCGGAGTGGTACGCGTCCTCGTCGGTGATCTCGTCGACCTCGAATCCGTCCACGTGAACCGGCCCGTCCCCCCCGCCGAACTGCCGGACGAGAGTATTCTGCGCGACGTGATCAACGGCCTCCGGGCGCTGTGA
- a CDS encoding NUDIX domain-containing protein, with the protein MPTTQTPGPDPVPDSHCSSCGTSFGGGVLGWPRTCPACGTAAYRNPLPVAVALQPVYDPKGTALVVITRTIAPARGGTALPGGYIDDREDWRQAVVRELQEETGIDAASRDVRLADAMSSPDGHLLLFGLLPERPAEGLPPSDATDETEGWHLLRRAEELAFPLHTRAVRAWFEGRYI; encoded by the coding sequence GTGCCCACAACCCAGACCCCCGGCCCTGACCCCGTGCCGGACTCCCACTGTTCGAGCTGCGGAACGTCCTTCGGCGGGGGCGTCCTGGGCTGGCCCCGCACCTGCCCGGCATGCGGCACCGCCGCCTATCGCAACCCGCTGCCGGTAGCGGTCGCCCTCCAGCCCGTGTACGACCCGAAGGGCACCGCCCTCGTCGTCATCACCCGGACCATCGCCCCCGCGCGCGGAGGAACGGCCCTGCCCGGCGGCTACATCGACGACCGGGAGGACTGGCGCCAGGCCGTCGTCCGCGAACTCCAGGAGGAGACCGGCATCGACGCGGCGAGCCGGGACGTGCGGCTTGCCGACGCCATGAGCTCGCCCGACGGACACCTGCTGCTGTTCGGGCTGCTCCCGGAACGTCCCGCGGAAGGGCTGCCACCGTCGGACGCCACGGACGAGACGGAGGGCTGGCACCTGCTGCGGCGCGCGGAGGAACTCGCCTTCCCGCTGCACACGCGTGCCGTGCGGGCTTGGTTCGAGGGCCGGTACATCTGA
- a CDS encoding ATP-binding cassette domain-containing protein, translating into MTIHISRCSFGYRRRDLVLEDLMLDLPSGCAVLLGPNGAGKSTLLSLLASARRPRAGSMTLGDLDTRKRGDLKQYRQQVGWLPQQVTPVPGLRVREQAAYAGWLKGLSRRNAWDRSWEAIKQVGLGELAERSAAQLSGGQLRRLGIAQTLVHSAQVVLMDEPTAGLDPTQRRVFRALLDDLKDRASFVVSTHQTEDLAHSYDTVILLNQGSVRPRVMRRGPRHPRGEVRPDLLRFRW; encoded by the coding sequence ATGACCATCCATATCTCGCGCTGTTCCTTCGGATACCGGCGCCGGGATCTCGTCCTCGAAGACCTGATGCTCGATCTGCCGTCAGGATGCGCTGTGCTCCTCGGGCCGAACGGCGCCGGGAAGTCGACGCTGCTGTCATTACTGGCATCCGCACGCAGACCCCGGGCGGGCAGCATGACGCTCGGCGACCTCGACACCCGCAAGCGGGGTGATCTGAAGCAGTACCGGCAGCAGGTCGGCTGGCTGCCGCAGCAGGTGACTCCCGTTCCAGGGCTGCGGGTCAGGGAGCAGGCCGCGTATGCCGGCTGGTTGAAGGGCCTGTCGAGGCGGAACGCCTGGGACAGGTCTTGGGAAGCGATCAAGCAGGTGGGTCTGGGGGAACTGGCCGAACGCTCCGCCGCCCAGCTGTCAGGAGGCCAGCTGCGGCGCCTGGGTATCGCCCAGACGCTCGTGCATTCGGCCCAGGTGGTACTGATGGACGAACCAACTGCTGGTCTTGACCCGACGCAGCGGAGGGTCTTCCGCGCGCTTCTCGACGATCTCAAGGACCGGGCGAGCTTCGTGGTCTCCACGCATCAGACCGAGGACCTGGCGCACAGCTACGACACGGTCATCCTCCTGAATCAGGGAAGCGTCCGGCCCCGCGTGATGCGGAGAGGGCCACGGCACCCGCGGGGCGAGGTCCGGCCGGACCTCCTCCGGTTCAGATGGTGA
- a CDS encoding HARBI1 family protein gives MTSITYTAVLDVGRETAETLARLLREHRDRLGTRKNTRALGVFKQGILVLRWFVDGTRLAQLARDSRISVPTAYRYLHEGLTVLADHAPDLATALERAAAAGYTHLNLDGTVIRTDRVAAPGPNGADLWWSGKHKHHGGNVQVISAPDGWPLWVSPVRPGREHDTTCARTHNLIGALNRLAATLDIPTLTDLGYENAGDGFRHPAKKPQGGELDLEQQTFNKVIRGIHGVAERANADSAAQFGERSRAMLSGLGRARPACICDAL, from the coding sequence TTGACCAGTATCACCTACACCGCCGTGCTCGATGTCGGCAGGGAGACCGCCGAGACCCTGGCCCGGCTCCTGCGCGAGCACCGCGACCGGCTCGGCACCCGCAAGAACACCCGCGCCCTGGGCGTCTTCAAGCAGGGGATCCTCGTCCTGCGGTGGTTCGTCGACGGAACCCGGCTGGCCCAACTCGCCCGGGACAGCCGGATCTCGGTGCCGACCGCCTACCGCTATCTCCACGAGGGGCTGACCGTGCTCGCCGACCACGCCCCGGACCTGGCCACCGCACTGGAGCGGGCGGCGGCCGCCGGGTACACCCACCTCAACCTGGACGGCACTGTCATCCGCACCGACCGCGTCGCCGCCCCCGGTCCCAACGGGGCAGATCTCTGGTGGTCCGGGAAGCACAAGCATCATGGCGGGAATGTGCAGGTCATCTCCGCCCCGGACGGCTGGCCGCTCTGGGTGTCCCCGGTCCGCCCCGGCCGCGAGCACGACACCACCTGCGCGCGCACCCACAACCTGATCGGCGCGCTGAACCGGCTCGCCGCCACTCTGGACATCCCGACTCTGACCGATCTCGGCTACGAGAACGCCGGCGACGGCTTCCGCCACCCGGCCAAGAAGCCGCAGGGCGGCGAACTCGACCTCGAACAGCAGACGTTCAACAAGGTGATCCGTGGCATCCACGGCGTCGCCGAGCGCGCGAATGCCGACTCTGCTGCTCAATTCGGCGAGCGATCACGTGCCATGCTTTCAGGGCTCGGCCGCGCCCGGCCTGCCTGCATCTGCGACGCGCTCTGA
- a CDS encoding hydantoinase B/oxoprolinase family protein, translating into MTGWQFWVDRGGTFTDIVARRPDGRLLTRKLLSDNPALDRPEPPPGEAEPAADAAVTGVRELLAGSRDPVESVRMGTTVATNALLERTGERTLLVITRGFRDALRIAYQNRPDIFARRIELPELLYERVVEVDERVAADGTVLRAPDLDALGGPLQRAHDDGIRAVAVVCMHSHLHPAHEKAVGKLAARIGFPQISLSSEVSPLMRLVPRGDTAVVDAYLSPVLRRYVRQVAGALDGVRLMFMQSNGGLAEAAQFRGKDAVLSGPAGGIVGMARMSQLAGFDRVIGFDMGGTSTDVSHFAGDYERVFTTRISGVRLRAPMLDIHTVAAGGGSVLHFDGSRYRVGPNSAGADPGPACYRAGGPLTVTDANVMLGRIQPAHFPAVFGPDGDQRIDAGLIRDRFTTLAREIREQTGDDRTPEQVAEGYLRIAIANIAAAVKRISVQKGHDITRYALTTFGGAGGQHACRVADSLGIRTVLVPPMAGVLSALGMGLADTTAMREHSAEAPLEPAEMPGIHRIADDLEEAARAELLAEDVPGDRIEVTRRAQLRYDGTDTTLTVELTDPTAMRRAFEERHRATYSFTLDRPIVVEALSVEATGITEPPDLSALAPYEGSPAAPRPVRLHTGGTWRDVLLHRREDLPPGEAVAGPAIITEAGATTVVDEGWRAAPNQDGHLIMERVAITQGSDPDAEPDRGSGPEADPVMLEVFNNLFMSIAEQMGARLESTAQSVNIKERLDFSCALFDPDGNLVANAPHIPVHLGSMGTGVKEVIRRRGSTMCPGDTYAVNDPYHGGTHLPDVTVITPVFGTGPAGTTQGDRKVLFHVASRGHHAEIGGIAPGSMPADSRSIDEEGILFDNWLLAENGRFREKETLLLLTDARYPSRDPQTNLADLRAQIAANQKGVDEVGRMIENFGLGVVQAYMRHVQDHAEDSVRRVIDALEDGEYSYETDSGAVIRVSVRVDRADRSATIDFTGTTGQLPTNFNAPFSVVNAAVLYVFRTLVGDDIPLNDGCLRPLRVIVPPGSMLAPRSPAAVVAGNVETSQSITGALYAALGVQAEGSGTMNNVTFGNARHQYYETVASGSGAGDGFPGAPVVQTHMTNSRLTDPEVLEWRLPVRVDAFAVREGSGGAGRWHGGDGAVRRIRFLEPMTVSTLSQHRRIPPYGMAGGVPGALGANRIDRADGGVTTLDGSDSADVRPGDVLVIETPGGGGYGPPQDLHPAGEKYDDLRAF; encoded by the coding sequence GTGACAGGCTGGCAGTTCTGGGTCGACCGAGGCGGCACCTTCACCGACATCGTCGCCCGCCGCCCCGACGGGCGGCTCCTCACCCGCAAACTGCTGTCGGACAACCCGGCCCTCGACCGGCCCGAACCTCCTCCCGGCGAGGCGGAACCCGCCGCCGACGCGGCGGTCACGGGCGTCCGCGAACTGCTGGCCGGCTCCCGCGATCCCGTCGAGTCCGTGCGCATGGGAACCACGGTCGCCACCAACGCCCTCCTGGAGCGTACGGGCGAACGCACCCTCCTGGTCATCACCCGCGGCTTCCGCGACGCTCTGCGCATCGCCTACCAGAACCGCCCCGACATCTTCGCCCGCCGCATCGAACTGCCCGAGCTCCTGTACGAACGGGTGGTCGAAGTGGACGAACGCGTCGCCGCTGACGGCACCGTCCTGCGCGCCCCCGACCTCGACGCCCTCGGCGGCCCGCTGCAGCGGGCCCACGACGACGGCATCCGTGCCGTTGCCGTGGTCTGCATGCACAGCCACCTCCACCCTGCCCACGAAAAGGCGGTCGGGAAACTCGCCGCCCGCATCGGCTTCCCGCAGATCTCGCTGTCCAGCGAGGTCAGCCCGCTGATGCGACTCGTCCCGCGCGGGGACACGGCCGTCGTCGACGCCTACCTCTCGCCCGTGCTGCGCCGCTATGTCCGGCAGGTGGCCGGCGCACTCGACGGCGTACGGCTGATGTTCATGCAGTCCAACGGCGGCCTCGCCGAAGCCGCGCAGTTCCGTGGCAAGGACGCTGTCCTGTCCGGGCCGGCCGGCGGCATCGTCGGGATGGCCCGCATGTCGCAGCTCGCCGGCTTCGACCGGGTCATCGGCTTCGACATGGGCGGCACCTCCACCGACGTCTCCCACTTCGCAGGGGACTACGAACGCGTTTTCACCACCCGGATCTCCGGTGTCCGGCTGCGCGCGCCCATGCTGGACATCCACACCGTCGCCGCCGGCGGCGGCTCGGTCCTCCACTTCGACGGCTCCCGCTACCGTGTGGGACCGAACTCGGCCGGCGCCGACCCCGGCCCCGCCTGTTACCGGGCCGGCGGACCGCTCACCGTCACCGACGCCAACGTCATGCTCGGACGTATCCAGCCCGCCCACTTCCCCGCGGTGTTCGGCCCGGACGGCGACCAGCGCATCGACGCCGGACTCATCCGCGACCGCTTCACCACCCTCGCGCGTGAGATCCGCGAACAGACCGGCGACGACCGAACCCCGGAGCAGGTCGCCGAGGGCTACCTGCGGATCGCCATCGCCAACATCGCCGCCGCGGTGAAGCGGATCTCCGTCCAGAAGGGCCACGACATCACCCGTTACGCCCTCACCACCTTCGGTGGTGCGGGCGGGCAGCACGCGTGCAGGGTCGCCGACTCCCTCGGCATCCGTACCGTCCTCGTGCCGCCCATGGCGGGGGTCCTCTCGGCACTCGGTATGGGCCTCGCCGACACCACGGCCATGCGCGAACACTCCGCCGAGGCACCCCTGGAGCCCGCCGAGATGCCCGGCATCCACCGGATCGCCGACGATCTGGAAGAGGCGGCCCGCGCCGAACTCCTTGCCGAGGACGTCCCCGGGGACCGGATCGAGGTCACACGGCGCGCCCAGCTCCGCTACGACGGCACCGACACCACCCTCACGGTCGAACTGACCGACCCCACCGCCATGCGCCGCGCCTTCGAAGAACGTCATCGCGCCACCTACTCCTTCACGCTCGACCGCCCGATCGTCGTCGAAGCCCTCTCCGTCGAAGCCACCGGCATCACCGAACCCCCCGATCTCTCCGCCCTCGCCCCTTACGAAGGCAGCCCCGCCGCTCCACGCCCCGTCCGCCTCCACACCGGCGGTACCTGGCGCGACGTCCTCCTCCACCGTCGTGAGGACCTTCCCCCCGGCGAGGCGGTCGCCGGCCCGGCGATCATCACCGAGGCAGGCGCCACGACCGTCGTCGACGAAGGCTGGCGAGCCGCTCCGAACCAGGACGGGCATCTGATCATGGAACGCGTCGCGATTACACAGGGTTCCGATCCCGACGCGGAGCCGGACAGGGGATCCGGCCCGGAAGCCGACCCAGTGATGCTTGAGGTCTTCAACAACCTCTTCATGTCCATCGCCGAACAGATGGGCGCCCGCCTCGAGTCCACCGCCCAGTCCGTCAACATCAAGGAGCGCCTGGACTTCTCCTGCGCCCTCTTCGACCCGGACGGAAACCTGGTGGCCAACGCCCCCCACATCCCCGTCCACCTGGGCTCGATGGGCACCGGCGTCAAGGAGGTCATCCGGCGGCGCGGCTCCACCATGTGCCCAGGTGACACCTACGCCGTGAACGACCCGTACCACGGCGGTACCCATCTCCCCGACGTCACCGTGATCACCCCGGTCTTCGGCACCGGGCCCGCCGGCACCACGCAGGGTGACAGAAAGGTTCTCTTCCACGTCGCCTCTCGTGGCCACCACGCCGAGATCGGCGGCATCGCCCCGGGGTCCATGCCCGCCGACAGCCGCAGCATCGACGAGGAAGGCATCCTCTTCGACAACTGGCTGCTCGCCGAGAACGGCCGGTTCCGCGAAAAGGAGACCCTCCTCCTCCTGACCGACGCCCGGTACCCCTCCCGTGACCCGCAGACCAACCTCGCCGACCTGCGCGCCCAGATCGCCGCCAACCAGAAGGGCGTCGACGAGGTCGGCCGGATGATCGAGAACTTCGGCCTCGGCGTGGTCCAGGCGTACATGCGGCACGTCCAGGACCATGCCGAGGACTCGGTACGCCGCGTGATCGACGCCCTCGAGGACGGCGAGTACTCCTACGAGACCGACTCCGGCGCCGTCATCCGTGTGAGCGTACGGGTGGACCGCGCGGATCGCTCCGCCACCATCGACTTCACGGGTACCACAGGGCAGTTGCCCACCAACTTCAACGCGCCCTTCTCGGTTGTCAACGCGGCAGTCCTGTACGTCTTCCGTACCCTGGTCGGCGACGACATTCCGCTCAACGACGGATGCCTGCGGCCGCTGCGGGTCATCGTGCCGCCCGGCTCCATGCTGGCGCCCCGGTCACCCGCCGCCGTCGTCGCGGGCAACGTGGAGACCTCCCAGAGCATCACCGGCGCCCTCTACGCGGCGCTCGGCGTCCAGGCCGAGGGCTCCGGCACCATGAACAACGTCACCTTCGGCAACGCCCGTCATCAGTACTACGAGACCGTCGCCTCCGGCTCGGGCGCGGGGGACGGCTTTCCCGGAGCGCCCGTCGTGCAGACCCACATGACCAACTCGCGCCTCACCGACCCCGAGGTCCTGGAGTGGCGACTGCCCGTCCGTGTCGACGCGTTCGCCGTACGCGAGGGCAGCGGCGGAGCAGGCCGGTGGCACGGCGGGGACGGCGCGGTCCGCCGCATCCGGTTCCTGGAACCCATGACCGTTTCCACGCTGTCCCAGCACCGCAGGATCCCTCCGTACGGTATGGCGGGCGGCGTGCCCGGGGCGCTCGGCGCCAACCGGATCGACCGGGCGGACGGTGGCGTCACCACACTCGACGGCAGCGATTCGGCGGACGTCCGCCCCGGCGACGTCCTCGTCATCGAAACCCCCGGCGGTGGCGGCTACGGTCCACCGCAGGACCTTCACCCAGCAGGAGAAAAGTACGATGATCTTCGGGCGTTCTGA
- a CDS encoding roadblock/LC7 domain-containing protein: MTAPHTTGHADEGKGELNWLLDDLVARVARIRKAVVLSGDGLATGASKDLTREDSEHLAAVASGFHSLAKGVGRHFGAGSVRQTVVELDEAFLFVTAAGDSSCLAVFADADSDVGQVAYEMTLLVKRVGPHLDSEPRTDLPPGG, encoded by the coding sequence ATGACCGCACCGCACACGACCGGCCACGCCGACGAGGGCAAGGGGGAGCTCAACTGGCTCCTCGACGACCTGGTGGCCCGCGTCGCGCGGATCCGAAAGGCCGTCGTGCTCTCCGGCGACGGCCTCGCCACGGGGGCCTCCAAGGACCTCACCCGCGAGGACAGCGAGCATCTGGCCGCTGTCGCCTCCGGGTTCCACAGCCTGGCCAAGGGGGTGGGCCGCCACTTCGGGGCAGGCAGCGTCCGTCAGACCGTCGTCGAACTCGACGAGGCGTTCCTGTTCGTCACCGCCGCCGGGGACAGCAGCTGCCTCGCCGTATTCGCCGATGCCGACTCGGACGTCGGGCAGGTCGCCTACGAGATGACCCTCCTGGTGAAGCGGGTCGGTCCGCATCTGGACTCCGAACCGCGTACCGATCTGCCCCCGGGCGGGTAG
- a CDS encoding nitrate- and nitrite sensing domain-containing protein: MRFRGKSIRRKIVALLLVPLVSLTAIWAFTTVLTGREASHLFDVSSVMEEVGYPVEDTVRVLQQERRQTLVHLADPRASDGLAALRRSRVATDKAVNSVRENAANPDVRDAMGQDTEALDAVLDSLEGIESLRRSVEDGTVDRSQALDLYNGLVDPCYILLADLHVVDDVGLDKQYRALVGLARARELLAREDALLGSALVVGTLSPSEVRDISDFMAQRTLLYDVGLPQLPASERDRYESFWKNAASAPLRVAEEAAVSSGTGPPRGITAKSWDTAAGHVLEELGTLNDQVTDRYQDRVRPVATGVIIQAAVAGLLGLVALLVSLVLSVRVGRGLIRDLRQLRLEAHEASGVRLPGVMRRLSAGEQVDVETEVPRLEYDRNEIGEVGQALNTLQRAAVEAAVKQSELRSGVSEVFVNLARRSQVLLHKQLTLLDAMERRTDDTEELADLFRLDHLTTRMRRHAEGLVILSGAAPSRQWRQPVQLMDVVRAAVAEVEDYERIEVRRLPRVAVTGPAVADLTHLVAELMENATVFSPPHTAVQVLGERVANGFTLEIHDRGLGLAAEALLDANLRLAGTPEFELSDTDRLGLFVVSRLAQRQNVRVSLQPSPYGGTTAVVFIPDALLTDDVPDTNGVGFRLDRPRRAKDSEPEDGRRLALSQVPAQLPGLPASLMDGPVELEAPVDLDSLDDYPGVPADEDDERGGLFGHRRSPSRAKDERPGRRREPQQQAPGIGKGNGVGPDLDTEGRTEAPLLPVRRGTPKLVSSHGRPVGDEHTGRERTDQDTGTSSGCPGQEPAPVLPTRRRGEQPSPGRGPGSFDAEKPPPLPARRRGGAPRPRIGARAEDRPADQAPHGPARDDGPVPPAAGDFPGGPAHPTVAADTRREHSASDPAEPGFGSAPRDTGTGGPADTAPLPRRVRQASLSPQLKRGTPRRDGERSQPVERDAEEVRSRMASLQRGWQRGREENAAGDDAPGGATPPGTTEGDGR; encoded by the coding sequence ATGCGCTTTCGCGGGAAGTCCATCCGCCGGAAGATCGTGGCGCTGCTTCTCGTGCCGCTGGTGTCCCTGACGGCGATCTGGGCCTTCACCACCGTGCTGACGGGCCGTGAGGCAAGCCATCTGTTCGATGTGTCGTCGGTGATGGAAGAGGTCGGGTACCCCGTCGAGGACACCGTCCGCGTCCTCCAGCAGGAACGCCGCCAGACCCTCGTCCACCTTGCCGACCCGCGTGCCTCCGACGGGCTCGCCGCACTCCGCCGCAGCCGGGTCGCCACCGACAAGGCCGTCAACAGCGTGCGGGAGAACGCGGCGAACCCCGATGTGCGAGACGCGATGGGCCAGGACACCGAGGCACTGGACGCGGTACTGGACTCCCTCGAGGGCATCGAGTCCCTGCGCCGCAGTGTCGAGGACGGCACCGTCGACCGTTCCCAGGCCCTCGACCTCTACAACGGGCTGGTCGACCCGTGCTACATCCTGTTGGCCGATTTGCACGTGGTCGACGACGTCGGGCTGGACAAGCAGTACCGCGCCCTCGTCGGTCTCGCCCGCGCCCGTGAACTCCTCGCCCGCGAGGACGCCCTGCTCGGCTCCGCCCTCGTCGTCGGCACGCTCTCCCCCTCCGAGGTCCGGGACATCTCCGACTTCATGGCCCAGCGCACGCTGCTGTACGACGTCGGTCTGCCGCAGTTGCCCGCGTCGGAACGGGACCGCTACGAGAGCTTCTGGAAGAACGCGGCGTCCGCTCCGCTGAGGGTCGCCGAGGAGGCGGCCGTTTCCTCCGGCACCGGACCGCCCCGCGGGATCACCGCGAAGAGCTGGGACACCGCGGCCGGTCATGTGCTCGAGGAACTCGGTACCCTCAACGACCAGGTGACCGACCGCTACCAGGACCGCGTCCGGCCCGTCGCCACGGGCGTCATCATCCAGGCCGCCGTCGCCGGCCTTCTCGGACTGGTCGCCCTGCTGGTCTCGCTCGTCCTGTCCGTGCGCGTCGGCCGCGGTCTCATCCGTGATCTGCGGCAACTGCGCCTGGAGGCCCACGAGGCGTCCGGTGTGCGACTGCCCGGTGTGATGCGCCGCCTCTCTGCGGGCGAACAGGTGGACGTCGAGACCGAGGTCCCCCGCCTGGAGTACGACAGGAACGAGATCGGCGAGGTCGGCCAGGCCCTCAACACCCTGCAGCGCGCCGCCGTGGAGGCGGCCGTCAAACAGTCCGAACTGCGCTCGGGCGTCTCGGAGGTCTTCGTCAACCTCGCCCGTCGCAGCCAGGTCCTGCTGCACAAGCAGCTCACCCTGCTCGACGCCATGGAGCGCAGAACCGACGACACCGAGGAACTCGCCGACCTGTTCCGTCTGGACCACCTCACCACCCGCATGCGCCGGCACGCTGAGGGCCTGGTGATCCTGTCCGGCGCCGCGCCCTCCCGGCAGTGGCGCCAACCCGTCCAGCTCATGGACGTCGTGCGCGCCGCCGTCGCCGAGGTCGAGGACTACGAGCGCATCGAGGTCCGCCGGCTGCCGCGGGTCGCCGTCACCGGCCCCGCCGTGGCCGACCTGACCCACCTGGTGGCCGAACTCATGGAGAACGCCACGGTGTTCTCCCCGCCGCACACCGCCGTCCAGGTCCTGGGGGAGCGCGTGGCCAACGGCTTCACCCTGGAGATCCACGACCGGGGTCTCGGCCTGGCCGCCGAGGCGCTGCTCGATGCCAACCTGCGGCTCGCCGGGACACCGGAGTTCGAGCTCTCCGACACCGACCGGCTCGGACTGTTCGTGGTCAGCCGTCTCGCACAGCGGCAGAACGTCCGGGTCTCGCTGCAGCCGTCTCCCTACGGCGGCACCACCGCGGTCGTCTTCATCCCGGACGCGCTCCTCACCGACGACGTCCCCGACACCAACGGCGTCGGCTTCCGCCTCGACCGGCCCCGGCGCGCCAAGGACAGCGAGCCGGAGGACGGCCGCCGTCTCGCGCTCTCCCAGGTGCCCGCCCAACTGCCCGGACTGCCCGCCTCGCTCATGGACGGCCCGGTCGAACTCGAGGCCCCCGTCGATCTGGACTCCCTCGACGACTACCCGGGCGTACCCGCGGACGAGGATGACGAGCGCGGCGGCCTGTTCGGCCACCGCCGCTCCCCGTCCCGTGCCAAGGACGAGCGGCCGGGCCGCCGCCGCGAGCCCCAGCAGCAGGCCCCCGGCATCGGCAAGGGCAACGGCGTCGGACCGGACCTGGACACGGAAGGGCGGACGGAGGCCCCGCTCCTGCCGGTCCGCAGGGGAACGCCCAAGCTGGTCAGTTCCCACGGACGTCCTGTCGGCGACGAGCACACCGGCCGGGAGCGGACGGACCAGGACACCGGTACGTCGTCCGGCTGCCCGGGGCAGGAACCGGCGCCCGTACTGCCGACCCGCCGCCGCGGTGAGCAGCCCTCCCCGGGCCGGGGTCCGGGATCCTTTGACGCTGAGAAGCCGCCGCCCCTGCCCGCCCGCCGGCGGGGAGGGGCGCCCCGTCCCCGGATCGGAGCACGCGCCGAGGACCGTCCCGCGGACCAGGCGCCCCACGGCCCTGCTCGGGACGACGGTCCCGTCCCCCCGGCCGCCGGTGACTTCCCGGGAGGACCCGCACACCCCACGGTCGCGGCGGACACCCGCCGGGAGCACTCCGCATCGGATCCTGCGGAGCCGGGCTTCGGCAGCGCCCCGCGGGACACGGGTACCGGCGGCCCGGCCGACACCGCGCCGCTGCCCCGGCGCGTACGGCAGGCCAGCCTCTCCCCTCAGCTCAAACGGGGCACGCCACGACGGGACGGGGAGAGATCCCAGCCCGTCGAACGGGACGCGGAGGAGGTGCGCAGCCGCATGGCCTCGCTCCAGCGCGGCTGGCAGCGCGGCCGTGAGGAGAACGCCGCGGGCGACGACGCCCCCGGCGGGGCAACACCACCAGGAACGACTGAGGGGGATGGCCGATGA